A section of the Amblyomma americanum isolate KBUSLIRL-KWMA chromosome 2, ASM5285725v1, whole genome shotgun sequence genome encodes:
- the LOC144119268 gene encoding uncharacterized protein LOC144119268 — MPLSFQGKYSATRVILNATKIKCQAASSLAQQSATFSSYKSANTFKGLIGISPNGTVTFVSNLFPGSISDKECVSKSGFLALLFHDGDVMADKGFNIEEMLETINVALNNPPFLRRGQFSEENIKETEEIASLQIHVERRIQRIKSFHIFDRLVPLSLGPIIN; from the coding sequence ATGCCACTTTCCTTCCAAGGAAAGTATTCTGCAACTCGAGTCATACTGAATGCAACAAAAATTAAATGTCAGGCAGCCAGCTCACTTGCACAGCAGTCGGCAACATTCTCATCGTACAAATCAGCGAACACCTTCAAAGGACTGATTGGAATCTCGCCCAATGGTACAGTGACCTTTGTCTCCAATTTGTTTCCAGGATCTATTTCTGACAAAGAATGTGTGAGCAAGAGTGGCTTCTTGGCCCTTCTTTTCCATGATGGTGATGTCATGGCAGACAAAGGTTTCAACATTGAAGAAATGCTCGAGACAATCAACGTGGCTTTGAACAACCCGCCTTTCCTCCGAAGAGGTCAGTTCAGTgaagaaaacataaaagaaacggAAGAAATAGCATCCCTTCAGATACATGTTGAGCGACGCATACAGCGCATCAAAAGTTTTCATATCTTCGATAGGCTGGTACCGCTTTCTCTGGGCCCCATCATAAATTAA